A stretch of the Filimonas lacunae genome encodes the following:
- a CDS encoding fasciclin domain-containing protein yields the protein MKFSIINRWIAAGLIAWALLLVNCTKENYTSTTTSDVNIVGYLRNHKDSFSLFQQILEKTEFSNFLNAYGKYTCFAPTNQGVQKWLQSIGAASIDAVDMDKLKDMVRFHVLNDVVTTSLFKDGKLPVPTMYGQFLITGVAVENAVSSYTVNRQANVIQSNITVGNGVVHTIDNVLQLAELTIAGQLAKDPNYSIFVEALHETGYFDTLNTVYTDTAWRFKTVFAESNQVLADSGITSYAQLKARYSNKHNPALVTDSLHIYMSYHILPTLQFLGDIITLPSQSTLQPQEVISVKSLNQEVVINEDEFNGVLEKGITIERGTSDNAAANGVWHHPKAHYMVKFRKPVALFWDVCTFPEIVKQPGYYKKTNLVFAKPSQEARPIASIDWEYKSASASVTYSYATSGTINQSSCNNDLFLFGFGLPNRSSWMEFKTPPVIKGRYKVWICYSAVNAVQTNVEVNGVLMQRPVNWGEAKPSGTDNQLESVGWKRYTSNTTSYRPAGRLVGTIDIATTGIQTVRLTALSGSNGAMYLDMIHFIPVDDPQFLPRFGTDGLPVYQ from the coding sequence ATGAAATTTAGTATTATAAACAGGTGGATTGCAGCAGGCCTTATTGCATGGGCATTATTACTGGTAAACTGCACCAAAGAAAATTATACCTCTACCACTACCTCTGATGTAAATATAGTGGGCTATCTACGCAACCATAAAGATTCCTTTTCACTGTTTCAGCAAATACTGGAAAAAACAGAGTTCTCTAATTTTCTAAATGCTTATGGTAAATATACCTGCTTTGCACCCACTAACCAGGGTGTGCAAAAATGGCTACAAAGCATAGGGGCTGCCAGTATTGACGCAGTAGATATGGATAAGCTGAAAGATATGGTGCGCTTTCATGTGCTGAACGATGTGGTTACTACCAGTCTGTTTAAAGATGGTAAACTACCGGTGCCTACTATGTATGGCCAGTTTTTGATTACCGGTGTGGCCGTTGAAAATGCGGTATCCAGTTATACGGTAAACAGGCAGGCGAATGTGATACAATCGAACATTACGGTAGGGAACGGCGTGGTACACACTATTGACAATGTGTTACAGCTGGCGGAGTTAACCATTGCCGGGCAACTGGCTAAAGATCCCAACTATTCCATTTTTGTAGAAGCCTTGCATGAAACAGGCTATTTTGATACGCTGAATACCGTGTATACCGATACTGCCTGGCGTTTTAAAACCGTGTTTGCAGAAAGTAACCAGGTGCTGGCAGATAGCGGCATTACCAGCTATGCGCAACTGAAAGCGCGGTATTCTAATAAGCATAACCCGGCGCTGGTAACGGATAGTTTGCATATATACATGTCGTACCATATCCTGCCCACGCTGCAGTTCCTGGGGGATATCATTACGCTGCCTTCCCAATCTACGTTACAACCGCAGGAGGTGATCAGTGTAAAAAGCCTTAACCAGGAAGTGGTGATTAATGAAGATGAGTTTAACGGGGTACTGGAAAAGGGTATCACTATTGAAAGGGGTACCAGTGATAATGCGGCCGCTAATGGTGTGTGGCATCATCCCAAGGCGCATTATATGGTGAAGTTCAGGAAGCCGGTGGCTTTGTTCTGGGATGTGTGTACTTTCCCCGAAATAGTAAAACAGCCCGGCTATTATAAGAAAACCAATCTTGTTTTTGCTAAGCCCAGCCAGGAAGCGCGGCCTATTGCCAGCATTGACTGGGAGTATAAAAGTGCCAGCGCTTCGGTAACCTATAGTTATGCCACCAGCGGTACCATTAACCAGTCGTCCTGCAATAACGATCTGTTTCTGTTTGGCTTTGGTTTGCCCAACAGATCCAGCTGGATGGAGTTTAAAACACCGCCTGTGATCAAGGGAAGATATAAAGTGTGGATCTGTTATTCTGCCGTAAACGCCGTTCAAACAAACGTAGAGGTAAATGGTGTGTTAATGCAGCGCCCGGTGAACTGGGGCGAAGCCAAGCCATCGGGAACAGATAACCAGCTGGAGTCTGTAGGTTGGAAACGGTATACTTCCAATACTACTTCGTACCGCCCGGCAGGTCGCTTAGTGGGTACCATTGACATTGCCACTACGGGTATTCAAACCGTGCGTTTAACTGCGTTGAGTGGCTCCAATGGGGCCATGTACCTGGATATGATTCACTTTATTCCTGTAGATGATCCACAGTTTTTACCACGTTTTGGTACAGACGGCTTACCTGTTTACCAATAA
- a CDS encoding RagB/SusD family nutrient uptake outer membrane protein, whose translation MTKLTIYLFAGCLLLTASSCNKFLDLKPKDGIIRQDYWKTKEQVAAAVNGIYASMLGSTTGDRAIPEYLFMWGETRSDNVTPGFRAVQDELDIANLNVLPTNVFTNWRTIYQTINYCNTVIELTPGVLELDNTFTQEQANAYIGEALTVRSLLYFYLVRTFKNAPLRLKATFSDEDIASVPLNTDKEILNQLVTDLKTAEEGLPVTYGNKVTDKGHATRYTANALLADVYLWMDKYTECVAECDKVINSNRFGLIQAGQFFMEVFYNGNSNESIFELQYDIQKTNPFYTMFTPNNKRWAAASQLSELVYGVDVINATPIVDCRGDNTSFRSTDFTIWKYVGADQYGEDMRATDQSIAHWIIYRYADVLLMKAEALNAAGQPLEASRLVKTIRRRANALDLEPMDSTNKLGMMYYILAERQREFAFEGKRWFDVLRNAKRDDYQNRQLLLSMAAISIPTDRQQAAFAKLRDDNSHYFPIYIRELETNKLLVQNPFYK comes from the coding sequence ATGACTAAACTAACGATATACCTGTTTGCCGGCTGTTTGTTGTTAACAGCAAGCAGTTGTAATAAATTCCTGGATTTAAAGCCTAAAGATGGCATTATACGGCAGGATTACTGGAAAACCAAGGAGCAGGTGGCTGCTGCTGTAAATGGTATTTATGCTTCTATGCTGGGAAGCACCACGGGCGACCGGGCTATTCCCGAATATCTGTTCATGTGGGGCGAAACGCGTTCGGATAATGTGACCCCAGGTTTCAGGGCTGTTCAGGACGAACTGGATATTGCCAACCTGAATGTGTTACCCACCAATGTGTTTACCAATTGGCGTACTATTTATCAAACCATTAATTACTGTAACACGGTAATTGAATTGACACCCGGTGTGCTGGAGCTGGACAATACTTTTACACAGGAGCAGGCCAATGCTTATATAGGGGAAGCCCTGACCGTTCGCTCCCTCTTGTATTTTTACCTGGTGCGCACTTTCAAAAACGCACCGTTACGATTGAAGGCCACTTTCAGTGATGAGGATATTGCTTCTGTTCCACTGAATACAGACAAGGAGATATTAAACCAGCTGGTGACAGATTTGAAAACGGCAGAAGAAGGTTTGCCTGTTACTTATGGTAATAAAGTAACGGATAAAGGACATGCTACACGTTATACGGCCAATGCGTTGCTGGCAGATGTGTATCTGTGGATGGACAAGTATACCGAGTGTGTGGCGGAGTGCGATAAGGTGATTAATTCCAATCGTTTTGGCCTGATACAGGCCGGGCAGTTTTTTATGGAAGTGTTTTATAATGGTAATTCCAATGAAAGCATTTTTGAACTGCAATATGATATACAGAAAACCAATCCGTTCTATACCATGTTCACGCCTAACAACAAACGCTGGGCGGCCGCATCGCAGCTGAGTGAGCTGGTGTACGGGGTGGATGTAATCAATGCTACGCCCATAGTAGATTGCCGGGGTGATAACACTTCTTTCCGAAGCACAGACTTTACTATCTGGAAATATGTAGGGGCTGATCAATATGGAGAGGATATGCGAGCCACTGACCAGTCTATTGCGCACTGGATCATTTACCGCTATGCCGATGTGCTGTTAATGAAGGCCGAAGCGCTGAATGCGGCAGGGCAGCCGCTGGAAGCATCGCGGCTGGTAAAAACCATTCGCCGCCGCGCCAATGCGCTGGATCTGGAGCCGATGGATAGCACCAATAAGCTGGGGATGATGTATTATATCCTGGCAGAAAGGCAGCGTGAGTTTGCTTTTGAGGGCAAGCGCTGGTTTGATGTGTTGCGCAATGCGAAACGGGATGATTATCAGAACCGCCAGTTGTTGCTTAGTATGGCCGCCATCAGTATTCCTACCGACAGGCAGCAGGCGGCCTTTGCCAAATTACGGGATGATAACAGTCATTACTTTCCTATTTATATACGCGAGCTGGAAACGAATAAACTGCTTGTGCAAAACCCGTTTTATAAATAA
- a CDS encoding SusC/RagA family TonB-linked outer membrane protein — MNNCIMSNHLVKIIGVWIIATCCLLGEMRAQAPALVAMIRGKVTDKATKKAVHGASVSEVDADGRTIKSAITDIEGNYVLKVTSTKNRIGVSYVGHKTIEGDSIKERSIINFQLEAEDARLSDVYITSARTTSNGLNNIADRNLTTATGRISASEVEEMQAASIDQALQGRLAGVDITASSGDPGAAMNIRIRGVSSINSTGNPLIVVDGMPYDTDIPSDFNFGTADEQGYAQLLNISPADIKDITVLKDAAATAVWGSKAANGVLVINTKRGARGKPSISYTFKGSTSRLPAAIPMLNGDQYSTLIPEAYINRNGAALNSLTSREFNYDPFDPYWYHNYSNNTNWVDAISKRGYVMDHTISMTGGGDKARYFASLGYFNQSGTTIGTSLQRINTRINLDYTISERIKIFSSVAYTHTDQSRNYLSAGEGAIRGVAYLKMPNMSVFEYDEQGNITPNYFSPASNIQGQYSRIYNPVAMASKAVYSVLGERIVPRFQINYTIVKKVLTSSFDVQFDINNTKNNSFLPQIATGRPNTETVVNRAYDGDNDAFGVTTRTSLNYTPDLKNEDHKLSAYLNLFTSDATNVSQEMVISNTASSLITDASADGRTQNEELLSASRQSQSRSVGAVMQLQYGFRDKYLLGATLRGDGSSRFGPDNRYGLFPGISARWRVSSENFLKNFKQMDEWSFRASYALSGNAPRKDYTFYNTYNTYSWSYGGASAVYPNEMELRKLKWETIHGFNVGTNISFFKSRLRADIDIYRNRTKDLFFTDLQVGSFTGYGTVDMNIGTMDNQGWEIAIFTQPIKTKTWVVGFDLNLSHNQNVIREVSEFYTNAKGNVAKNGEYLRLMQVNNPFGSFFGYKYKGVYKDKAATIAIGENGKPISTGVGQSVYMRFNYPTTDYIFQPGDAMYEDINKDGNINYMDVVYLGNSNPKLTGGFGPNISWKNKLKVSAFFSFRYGYQVINGTKMNTTKMYEFDNQSTAVLRRWRQEGDVTDMPRALIGGGYNWLGSDRYVEDASYLRFRTITVRYTFSPQFLARIKMKSLSAYLTAENLFTFTRYTGQDPEVSSTGADPFRLAIDYSMTPPSKTLTIGVVAGF, encoded by the coding sequence ATGAACAACTGTATTATGAGCAACCATTTGGTAAAAATAATAGGGGTTTGGATAATAGCCACCTGTTGCCTGCTAGGGGAAATGCGGGCACAGGCTCCGGCTTTGGTAGCTATGATACGTGGTAAGGTTACAGACAAAGCCACTAAAAAGGCGGTGCATGGCGCTTCTGTATCGGAAGTGGATGCAGATGGCCGTACCATTAAAAGCGCTATCACGGATATTGAAGGCAATTATGTGTTAAAGGTCACGAGCACCAAAAACAGGATCGGTGTTTCGTATGTAGGGCATAAAACAATAGAAGGCGACAGCATTAAAGAGCGCTCTATCATTAACTTTCAACTGGAAGCCGAAGATGCCCGGTTAAGCGATGTGTATATTACCAGCGCCAGAACCACCAGTAATGGTTTAAACAATATTGCCGACAGAAACCTGACCACGGCTACCGGCAGAATCAGTGCCAGTGAAGTGGAAGAAATGCAGGCAGCCAGTATTGACCAGGCTTTGCAAGGCCGTTTGGCAGGGGTGGATATTACTGCTTCGAGTGGCGACCCCGGTGCTGCTATGAACATTCGCATACGGGGTGTAAGCTCCATCAATTCTACCGGTAACCCGCTGATAGTGGTAGATGGGATGCCGTATGATACGGATATTCCTTCCGACTTTAACTTTGGTACAGCAGATGAACAGGGTTATGCCCAGTTGCTGAACATATCGCCTGCGGATATTAAAGATATTACTGTGTTGAAAGATGCGGCAGCTACTGCGGTATGGGGCAGTAAAGCAGCTAATGGGGTGCTGGTGATTAACACCAAACGTGGTGCGCGCGGTAAGCCCAGTATATCCTATACATTTAAAGGAAGTACTTCCCGTTTGCCGGCTGCTATACCCATGCTCAATGGCGATCAATATTCTACTTTAATACCCGAAGCATATATTAACCGTAATGGCGCTGCTTTAAACTCATTAACCTCCCGCGAGTTTAACTACGATCCCTTTGATCCCTATTGGTATCACAACTATAGCAACAATACCAACTGGGTAGATGCCATTAGTAAACGTGGATATGTGATGGATCATACCATCAGTATGACAGGTGGAGGAGATAAGGCCCGGTATTTTGCTTCGCTGGGTTATTTTAATCAATCCGGTACTACTATAGGCACTTCTCTACAGCGTATTAACACGCGAATCAACCTGGATTATACCATCTCTGAGCGCATCAAGATCTTTTCCAGTGTGGCCTATACACATACCGATCAAAGCCGTAATTACCTGAGTGCTGGTGAGGGGGCTATCAGGGGAGTGGCTTACTTGAAAATGCCCAATATGAGTGTGTTTGAGTATGACGAGCAAGGGAACATCACGCCTAATTATTTTTCACCGGCTTCTAATATACAGGGACAGTACTCACGCATTTATAACCCGGTGGCTATGGCCAGCAAAGCAGTATATAGTGTGCTGGGCGAAAGGATTGTACCTCGTTTTCAAATCAACTACACGATTGTTAAAAAAGTGCTTACCAGTAGTTTTGATGTACAGTTTGATATTAACAACACCAAAAACAACAGCTTTCTGCCACAGATAGCAACCGGCCGCCCCAATACCGAAACGGTGGTGAACAGGGCTTATGATGGCGATAATGACGCGTTTGGGGTAACAACGCGCACCTCTTTAAACTATACACCCGATCTTAAAAATGAGGACCATAAGTTATCTGCTTACTTAAACCTGTTCACCAGTGATGCAACCAACGTATCGCAGGAAATGGTGATTTCCAATACGGCATCTTCGCTGATTACCGATGCATCGGCAGACGGACGTACACAGAACGAAGAGCTGCTAAGCGCCAGTCGTCAGTCGCAATCGCGCAGCGTAGGAGCGGTGATGCAGTTACAGTATGGTTTTAGGGATAAATATCTGCTTGGGGCTACGTTACGAGGAGATGGCAGCAGCCGTTTTGGGCCAGATAATCGCTATGGTTTGTTCCCGGGCATCTCTGCCAGGTGGCGGGTATCGAGCGAGAACTTTTTGAAGAACTTTAAGCAGATGGATGAATGGAGCTTTCGCGCCAGCTATGCGTTGAGCGGGAATGCTCCCCGGAAAGACTATACTTTTTACAATACCTATAACACCTATTCCTGGAGCTATGGCGGAGCCAGTGCGGTGTACCCAAATGAAATGGAGCTGCGGAAGCTGAAGTGGGAAACCATTCATGGCTTTAACGTGGGAACGAACATCTCCTTTTTCAAAAGCAGGTTACGGGCCGATATTGATATCTATCGCAACCGCACCAAAGACCTGTTCTTTACCGATTTGCAGGTGGGGTCTTTTACAGGCTATGGTACCGTTGACATGAACATTGGCACTATGGATAACCAGGGTTGGGAGATAGCGATATTTACCCAGCCTATTAAAACCAAAACCTGGGTGGTAGGGTTTGACCTGAACCTTTCGCATAACCAGAATGTGATACGGGAAGTATCGGAGTTTTATACCAACGCGAAGGGTAATGTAGCTAAAAACGGGGAGTACCTGCGTTTGATGCAGGTAAATAACCCGTTTGGCTCTTTCTTCGGTTATAAGTATAAGGGCGTGTATAAAGACAAAGCTGCCACTATTGCCATAGGAGAGAATGGTAAACCTATTTCTACGGGGGTAGGCCAAAGCGTATACATGCGCTTTAATTATCCTACTACAGATTATATTTTCCAGCCCGGGGATGCCATGTATGAGGATATTAATAAAGATGGTAACATCAATTATATGGATGTGGTGTACCTGGGCAACAGCAACCCCAAGCTTACCGGTGGTTTTGGGCCTAACATTTCGTGGAAGAATAAATTAAAGGTATCGGCATTTTTTAGTTTCCGCTATGGCTACCAGGTGATTAACGGCACCAAGATGAACACTACCAAAATGTATGAATTTGATAACCAGAGCACCGCTGTGTTACGCCGCTGGCGACAGGAGGGGGATGTAACAGATATGCCGCGTGCCTTGATTGGTGGTGGTTATAACTGGCTGGGCAGCGATCGTTATGTAGAGGATGCTTCTTATCTGCGTTTCCGCACTATTACGGTGCGCTACACTTTTAGTCCGCAGTTTCTGGCGCGTATAAAAATGAAATCGCTCAGTGCTTATCTCACCGCTGAAAACCTGTTCACCTTCACCCGTTATACGGGGCAAGACCCGGAGGTGAGTTCTACCGGTGCTGATCCTTTTCGCCTGGCTATTGATTACAGTATGACGCCGCCTTCTAAAACACTGACCATTGGCGTGGTGGCTGGCTTTTAA
- a CDS encoding fasciclin domain-containing protein — MMNRRLIAISVLVIVALASCRKETWDEFYGRPETLPPPIYQTLASKGNFTHLLAAIDKAGYKDILSAAGYWTFFAPHDSAFKVYLSEKGVSGVDQLDSNSCRQIVTYCLVYNGFKKERIGDFQSTSTIGWVPNQAFRRRTANYVGVYDTKDTSGNSIKAISANRNGTANYVDADNNNKYITYFVDNFMSAKGLNASDYNYFYPNATYTGFNVLDATVTAKDILTENGIIHIVNKVMVALPSIDEYLASKPEYSEFKKLFDRFLVSYLFNQGVTTKYNNINSTNARVYTKMFSAAIGFSLNNENFLKQQDNDGQQNCYSIFVPDNTTLKQYINTVLLEHYPSVESMPPSIIYDFINAHLWQNAVWPSKFTTTYNVVNEEARFDPVADITDKKIVSNGIFYGTRKVQEANVFTSVYGKAYLDPQYSMMVSLLNLELKGQISNIHRNYTLFMISNAVLNAAGYFADPTVSNDVTNQWRFVPPPGSTLVGQTGANARIRLQRIINLHVVPNKQLKNLSAEGVALTYGGEYIGFKNGTVYAPGNVEAGNVATVVNTKTALNGPVYYLDRILDFSDAVIGTHLEKLAGTSAGSSPYYHFFQFLKNATPQLWNTTTKDITGLPSGTFCTIFIPNNAAIQQAVNDGLLPGTGTAPNKVPTFNPTLTTEKEQVVRFIQYHILAKKIIAADQVENGAMETLLKNDLGEPTTLFIDNSGSNLKVSDAAGVSANIISTVSYYLSNRCMVHLTDNYLRY; from the coding sequence ATGATGAACCGACGATTGATTGCCATTTCCGTACTGGTAATAGTTGCCCTGGCAAGCTGCCGGAAAGAGACGTGGGACGAGTTCTACGGCCGCCCGGAAACCCTGCCGCCGCCCATTTACCAAACCCTTGCTTCTAAAGGTAATTTTACACACCTGCTGGCTGCTATTGATAAAGCCGGGTATAAAGACATTCTTTCCGCTGCAGGTTACTGGACATTTTTTGCCCCGCACGATTCGGCTTTCAAAGTGTATTTATCGGAGAAGGGGGTGTCTGGTGTGGACCAGCTGGATTCCAATAGTTGCAGGCAGATAGTGACCTATTGCCTGGTGTACAATGGTTTTAAAAAGGAAAGGATAGGTGATTTTCAAAGTACTTCCACCATTGGATGGGTGCCTAATCAGGCTTTCAGAAGGCGTACGGCTAACTACGTGGGTGTATATGATACCAAAGATACCAGTGGTAACAGCATCAAAGCTATCAGCGCTAACCGCAACGGAACGGCAAACTATGTGGATGCGGATAACAACAACAAGTATATTACTTATTTCGTTGACAATTTTATGAGCGCCAAGGGATTGAACGCCAGCGATTATAATTATTTCTACCCCAACGCTACCTATACTGGTTTTAATGTGCTGGATGCAACGGTTACGGCAAAAGATATTTTAACCGAAAATGGTATTATTCATATCGTGAATAAAGTGATGGTGGCTTTGCCTTCGATAGATGAGTATTTAGCCAGCAAGCCGGAATACAGCGAGTTTAAAAAACTGTTCGACCGGTTTTTGGTTTCGTATTTGTTTAACCAGGGAGTTACTACTAAGTATAATAACATTAATAGTACCAATGCGCGGGTGTACACCAAAATGTTTAGCGCTGCTATTGGCTTTTCGCTGAATAACGAAAACTTTTTGAAGCAACAGGATAATGATGGGCAGCAAAACTGTTATAGCATTTTTGTGCCCGACAACACTACGTTAAAGCAATACATTAATACTGTATTGCTGGAGCATTATCCAAGCGTGGAGTCGATGCCGCCTTCTATTATTTACGACTTTATCAATGCACACTTATGGCAAAATGCGGTATGGCCCAGCAAGTTTACCACTACCTATAATGTAGTGAATGAAGAAGCGCGTTTTGATCCGGTGGCCGACATCACCGACAAGAAAATTGTAAGTAACGGCATCTTCTATGGCACCCGCAAAGTACAGGAAGCCAACGTGTTTACCAGTGTATATGGCAAGGCTTATCTCGACCCGCAGTATTCTATGATGGTATCGCTGCTGAACCTGGAACTGAAAGGGCAGATCTCCAATATTCACCGCAACTATACCTTGTTTATGATCAGTAATGCGGTACTGAATGCTGCCGGTTATTTTGCCGATCCAACAGTGAGCAATGATGTCACCAATCAATGGCGCTTTGTACCGCCGCCGGGTTCTACGCTGGTGGGCCAAACCGGTGCCAATGCGCGTATTCGTTTACAGCGCATCATTAACCTGCATGTAGTGCCTAACAAACAGCTGAAAAATTTGTCAGCCGAAGGTGTGGCCTTAACCTATGGTGGTGAGTATATTGGTTTTAAAAACGGAACTGTGTATGCGCCGGGTAATGTGGAAGCCGGCAACGTGGCTACGGTAGTGAATACCAAAACAGCCCTGAACGGGCCGGTATATTACCTGGACCGTATATTGGATTTTAGTGATGCTGTCATTGGCACACACCTGGAAAAGCTGGCAGGTACTTCGGCAGGCTCTTCGCCTTATTACCATTTTTTCCAGTTTTTGAAAAACGCTACGCCACAATTGTGGAACACCACCACCAAGGATATTACAGGCCTTCCTTCCGGAACCTTCTGTACCATTTTCATACCGAATAATGCGGCTATTCAGCAGGCAGTGAATGATGGACTGTTGCCTGGCACAGGAACTGCACCCAATAAGGTGCCCACTTTTAATCCAACGCTTACTACGGAGAAAGAACAGGTAGTGCGGTTTATACAATATCATATACTGGCTAAAAAGATAATAGCTGCCGACCAGGTGGAAAACGGGGCTATGGAAACGCTGCTGAAAAACGACCTGGGTGAGCCTACTACTTTGTTTATAGATAATTCGGGCAGCAACCTGAAAGTGTCGGACGCAGCAGGTGTGAGCGCCAACATTATCTCTACGGTGAGTTACTACCTCAGTAACCGGTGCATGGTGCACTTAACAGATAATTACCTCAGGTATTAA
- a CDS encoding response regulator transcription factor: MKPLILLVDDNDDILTFLESELCTHYRIKKALDGCEALEVLQEEAVQLVVSDIMMDGMDGLQLCKRMKAHADYRHMPLILLTAKNTHQSKIEGLETGADAYVEKPFSPDFLRVQIANLLENRTRIKEHFAHSPLLHIQTPGFSKTEEHFMEKLHEEILLHMEETGLGVEDLARYMNMSRPTLYRTIKSITGISPSDLINITRLKKAAELLAEGSYKIYEVADLTGFASQTYFGRSFLKQFGITPSEYIATKKTNPILKAG, from the coding sequence ATGAAACCACTGATTCTTTTAGTTGACGACAATGATGATATTCTAACCTTCCTGGAATCTGAACTATGTACTCATTACCGGATAAAGAAAGCGCTGGATGGATGCGAAGCGCTGGAAGTGTTGCAGGAAGAAGCAGTGCAGCTGGTTGTTTCGGATATTATGATGGATGGAATGGATGGCCTGCAATTGTGCAAGCGCATGAAAGCCCATGCCGACTACCGCCATATGCCGCTGATATTGTTAACAGCAAAAAATACACATCAATCTAAAATTGAGGGGCTGGAGACCGGTGCGGATGCCTATGTGGAGAAGCCCTTTTCGCCCGACTTTCTGCGGGTGCAGATTGCTAACCTGCTGGAGAACAGAACCAGGATTAAAGAACATTTTGCCCATTCTCCCTTACTACACATTCAAACTCCGGGCTTCAGTAAAACGGAAGAACATTTTATGGAAAAGCTGCATGAAGAAATATTGCTGCACATGGAAGAAACCGGGCTGGGTGTAGAAGATTTAGCCCGGTATATGAACATGAGCAGGCCTACCTTATACCGCACCATTAAATCCATTACCGGCATCAGCCCCTCCGATCTTATCAATATCACCCGCTTAAAAAAGGCAGCAGAGCTGTTGGCAGAAGGTTCTTATAAAATTTATGAAGTTGCCGATCTTACAGGCTTTGCGTCTCAAACCTATTTCGGGAGAAGTTTTTTAAAGCAATTTGGTATTACGCCTTCGGAGTATATAGCTACCAAAAAAACAAATCCCATATTAAAAGCCGGATGA